The Sceloporus undulatus isolate JIND9_A2432 ecotype Alabama chromosome 7, SceUnd_v1.1, whole genome shotgun sequence genome segment tactTGCGCGATTGCGTGTGATAATTATTCACGCAATTGCTCGCCATCtccgcttcatttgcgggatgctttaaatgcgctttaatctcccTTTAATGTTGAAAcgagccccagtgtgataaactccacagagagAGACTAATCTAGTGGCTCCCAGGTGTCCTGTTTGAATTCAAAGGTACCATTCTTTTTCACGATGTTGCTTCTCGTTGGCCTCCCAAGCCACCAAATCCTACCTGCGGTTGGCTTGGATATGAAGGACGCTAAGACCTCCCTGCCATTGAGGGGCTGGGCATGGCGGTAGTCGTTCCTCAAGGTGTTGTTCTCCCAGTCCAGTAAGGCATTCTCCAGCAGCCTGACctaaaagcaagcaaaaaagcaTACAGGTACATTTAAGCACATCACTATGGCTATGGTTGTAGCGCATCCCCTGCAGCTGTCATGATTTGGCaaggatagtcctgattaatcctctgccttcccacttttccagctgcttttcaaatgtaccagtttctttcttctcttctgcctTTGTTCTCACTAGTTGTTGCAAACTGGGGGGCTATGCAGACGGACGGGTGGCTAAATgccgcccatttttgccccagaaggaggccaCAACAACCAGATGCCAGGGACATAACCAAGGGGGAGtccatggggtccggacccccgcttccgttagatacaacgaatggtgcatgctgctgtgccgccatgcccaagccccattataatggtggcacttagtctggacccccccacttcccaaaatcctggctacgtctctgCAGATGCCGTGGCCTCCGGAGGGACCAAGACAAACCCACTTACCTGTGCATGGGAGAGCTTTATAGGCGAGTCAAACAACGTCCAAAGGACATTTTCTGTGCATGGAGGTGTAGTCAAGGAGCCCTGGTACCTGTAGTAATTGGAAAGGTTTTCCGGCAACATTGTCATGATGTCAAGAGTGTTGAGTGTGGTTGACTGCCCTAAAAAAAGGgacagaggcagagagaaatgaacACTCCAGAATGATAGAATTATGGCACATGAAATATGTTTTATCTTCTAAGTGCCTGCGACAATTAAGACAGTTGGACTAGCAATATTATTTCCATATTGCAGACACCcgctctgcagaaataacccggtttgacaccacttcaattgttacttatttttaatccattaattttaaattaattaattaattaatttatataaaataaatgaccTCATCTGGCCTGGCCAAAGGTTGTTCCAGCAAGGCGTGAGATCGATGCCGCAAACGTACCTGCAAACCTGATTTTGGCCAAGTGAGCGATGAAATCGCTGTAGTAGGTATTTTCTAAATTGCTCtcctacaaaaaaaaaaggaaaaccaaagtgAATTGGAAATCAGAGGACGAAGCCAATATGGGCACATTCTCATTCAGAAACCCTCTCCCTTCACCCTGTTTTCTGGTTTTATTCTTTCATTTCGCCACCAAAAAACCCACTACATAGACACATTTCTACCCATATTTTGCTCATATTTCAGCTCATCTCACCCTGGAAAATTgcatttaattttcttcttcttcacaacctttagatagatagatagatagatagatagatagatagatagatagatagatagataNNNNNNNNNNATTTTTTTATTAAGCCGGGTCTCTGAATAAAATGCCTGATTAACAGACATAGATAGAAAATTGCATTTAAGACGATTAAATCTAAGGACACACTGAAGCCACAATAACTGAACAGTGGCAGGTTGCCCTCTAGTGTCTACTTCACTTGTTGTTGCCttcgactcatgttcaacatttgctgttgttgtgtgccttcaagtcatgtccaacgtTTCAACCCCAAAGAGATCCAGTCTGGTTCAGAGCAGAGACTTACCACATACAGAAAAGCTAGTACAGCCAATCCATTTGGTTTATCTTTTGCTTCATGAAAATTGGAATAAGCGTCTGAATTGTAAAAGACGATATGAAGCtgtaaagaaagaggaaggagggattAAATGTTGGGAAACTGGTAGGGCCCCTCTTTTGCAGAAGCAGTCCCAGCATCTCAAAACGCCAAAAGAAACGTCCCTTCATTCCCAAAACAATCTTGggttagtgattcccaaactttagtcctctatatgttttggatttcagctcccaaaagccttaGTTGACTTGGCCAATAGTCTTGGAGCTGAAGTGAAAAACATCTGGGAGAGTTTGGGAACTATTGGGCtccatcagtggttcccaaactttgtttctccagatgttttggacttcggttcccagaatttctgactgttgaccaagcttgGCTGGAGCTtcggggagttgtagtctaaaacacttgaagaccaaagtttgggaacccctggaGATGAACAAAGATGAACAGACctggtataagtctagaaatttaggtcaaaaaattgaccccaaaaacctgacttgacttatccatgggtcaataatgtaagtactgtatcctCCTCCATGTTTttctgaagatgctggtgaaacgtcaggaataaactcttccagaacatggccacatagcccaaaagccccacaaaaaactatggatgcccgccatgaaagccttcgtcttCCACTCTCTCTTCCACCCCATTGATTCTTCCAAAGGCAGAAGAGCCTCTACCGGTGGCGTACCTCTGCAATGTAACGCATGCCGTCCACGGTGTGTTCAGAGCCGCTGGCCTCGAGGTCCATGCCTCCCCAGTGAAGATGGAACTGGACAGCAGTGAAGATGGTGGGAAGCCCTTTGGTGATGGTCATGCCTGAAGGCAGGCTGATCTGAACTGGAAGGCAGAATGGAGACAGGAAGTCATGCCATGCAGAAAACGCAACTGCAAGAGCCCTTTCCTTGGAAAGACACGCTGCTCCCAAAAAGACTGTccggatttttaaaaaggttttcccTTGCTAAAGGAAGACCAATAAGCACATAATCCCAGAGTCTGGGGCCAACCACTAAAAAGGCCCTGCCTTGCTTTCCACCCCGCTGTGAGATTGTAGGGACTGAAAAGAGGGCTTCTTCCAaagattgtaaaatgtgggcaGACTCATGTTTATAATAATCAgcattgccaatttccggggacaTCATAGCATCTCCGTGAAATCATAGGATATCAGGCagaggcaggagtggtgtgagcaTTTAACTAAGACCTGGAAAAGGTCTGTGTTTAGCCTATGAGTTTGCAAAAAGGTCAAGAAAAGGCCTGCGCTGAGCCTATGAGATTGCAAACCCTGATGCCTCTGCACTGCGTGAAGGTTTTATAGAGACCTAAGAGAAATAACTTTTCCTTTTGAGGCAAATAGCAGCTGCGTGTTACTCTTTTATTAGCAACTTGCAAATGCAGCCATTATTTCAAAAGCTGGAGAGCTAGAATAGGGGGGAGCAAAACCATGTCACTAGAAAGCACCCTGCCAAGTTGTGCCAAGGATGTGCCATTCCTTTGCAAGGAGTCCCTTAAAATCTCCCATTCCTTTCCTGGTTTTAGACCCAACAGGTCTAAAAGCTCTCTATTGAGCAGATATTTCTTTGCAGGTCATACTTTTCAGGAATAAAACCCACACACGACAAAAACACGCCAAGCCAAAACAGGCCTGGAGGAATACACTGTTATTTTCGTGCAATTTCGTTGTGTAATTACACAAGGAGCCATTGTTTCATAACCCAAGTTGTGTCTTGTTGACTCTTTCCATCCATCACTTTGAAGTCCACAAAACAAAGAGGGGAAAAGTGGTTGAGGCAGGGAAAGGGGGGAACCCGAAAGGATATTGAATTGCAAAGCAGGGATTGTTGGATTGCAAAGGGTCAGGGAGGTCGAACCTCCAGCTGTGATGGAGAAAAGGTGGAGGATCTGCTTGCAGATGTGATTTGCAGTAGATTTGCATGGATTCCTGGTTTCCAGCTGTCCAGCAAGAGCAAACATTCAGGAACACTTTTAATCCTGGTGCGTGTggtttgtagttgtgtgccttcaaagttgcttctgacttatggcgatcctgaagcaaacttatcatggggtcttcttggcaagattgatgcagaagtttgccattgctgtccaatgaggctgagagagtgtgacttgtccaaggccactaaatgggtttacatggctaaaccaagatttgaaccctggtctcctgaatcctagtccaatgttcaaaccatgctGGTGTGTGCAATAGTGGTTTATTTATAACATCAGCCCTGCAATGTTTTTTAAGCACCTGTTTGGGGTTTATTCTTATGTTTTACGTTTTCAGCTGAATCCCATTTACAGTGTTTACTACCTTTTACTTCtatcttgttgtttttaattgaatgAACCACCTCTCCTGATCCGCTTTGtcatctgtttctttttcttcctctcttttgttcCAATTTTTTGATTCCGTTCTGCTAATTTTATGCTGATTTCCCCCAAACCGGGGAAGAACAGTCAGCAACACGCAGACAATAGGGAATGTAGGAGCTGTTTGCATTTTTTGGCATGAGACATTAAAAAGATAGGAGGACAAAAACCATGGCTCCCATATTATATAGATCAGCTTATTCTTCCAGTATGTTACGGTGAAGCTGCTAGAAATTATATAGTGTGGAGTGAGGGAGTGCACTTTGACAGCCGCACGAAGCAGGTTTGAAAATGGGAAAACCCAAAGCATGCCAGGATTGGGATGCTAAATAAAGCTGGAGCTTATAGGGAAATCTGTGGCTTCTCCACCTCTTTGCTGGAAGAGGCgtgatgggatctgtagtccttGTGGACTTTGCAAAGCATTCCTCAAAACACCTAATGCAACCTGCCCTGGCCTAGTGCCATGCTGATGTGTTGGAAGAGGCgtgatgggatctgtagtccttGTGGACTTTGCAAAGCATTCCTCCAACACTTAATGCAATCTGCCCTGACCTGGTGCCATGCTGATGTATTGGAAGAGGCGtggtgggatctgtagtccaataCATCAGCATGGCACCAGGTTGGGCAGGTTGCATTAAGTGTTTGGAGGAATGCCTTGCAAAGTCCACAAGGTCCTGACTGTGTGTTTTGTGTAAATATGCATGTATATCTGTCTATATCTGTATAAACAAATAGACCGTGGGATGCTGCCTTACACCAGTCCAGACTAGTTCACCTAAACTAGTTCAGTGTTGGCAACTCTGTTTAAAAGCAGTTTTCCAGGCTGCTCTGGCATCAGCACATGCCATGCTGGCACATTCAATGAAGTCTATGCCATTAtgatggtggtttgagtgttggactgtggttgcatctgcactgtggaaataatccagtttgaccccattttaactgccatggctcaatgctgtagaaacttggagactcaaggtggctcctTACCAAAGTCCTCTCAGCTGGAAGGATACTCTTTCCTACAAACCCCTTACCAGAATCCTAAGAGATCTCCGGCTATTAGGGGACCATCTCCTAACCTATTAAGGAACCATTAAGCCAAGCATCCTGGGCCATTCATCTGCCATCTGgctaaaaaaagggggaaaggaccttttgtaatacattttttaaaaggagagaaggGATGCCCAAGCCTAGGTGTTTGGGAACTTTTCCAGTTTGGGATGCCAGCATGGCACAACCATAGGAGGGTAAAAAAAGATACTGGAAGGTTCATTGCATTGCTGGAAAACATAATGCTTGACTTGAGACAGActgcttggttgttgttgttgttgttgttgttactggcTGCAATGTAAGAGGTTTTTGCACAGAGGTCTTCTGCGCCATGCTCTCTGCCAGTTAGTGGCGTTTCTTTCTAATGAGTGCATGGTTTTTGGAGTTTGCATCCTTCCTGCTTTCCCATCCTGGTCCTCTTGAGCATGCCTTTGGTTTTCCCCCTGTGATCCCATTAACATTGTCATTAGCTCAGACCCATTTTAATCTGGCAGATGGCACGGCTGCGGCCAAGGGCCTTGGCCATAAACATCCGCTATCTTCTCCGTCGGCAAAAAAAAAACGACAACAGGCTGGTCCCTCTTTGCCTCATGACCGGTGCAATGACAGCGATGgatcaatgaatgaatgagtgtgaagcgatatataaatgaaactgctttgCTATTACTATCAAACAGGGATAGAATAAAAGCAGAGCGTCCAGGAACCCCAGCTTACATGTGTTTTTTTGTGTGCCGAAGtcataaatactattattattggaGGGTTGGGGGACGGTACAAAGCAAAGAAGGGAGAGGGTGGTCTCTTGACCCCAATAGCTATTTACCTGAATGGCCGTTGTTGGTCATAGTGAAGCTGCCTTGCAGAGGCCCTTCAAAGCCATTGAATTCCAGTTGCTCCAGCTCCGAACTGTACAGGACATCCTTCTTCCGAATGTCAATGGGAGACTGGCGCAGGCCCAGGCAGTCGGAAAAGTGTCTTCCCCAGTGAGTCTCATCCAGTTTCCCTTTGGCCCCATGGAGgagagagacaaagaaagaaaagatggtcAGGTCTTagcctcttttcttttcaaatatgtCAGCCTATCTATTTCTCTTAATTCGTGTATTTTAATTATCCATTCTTCTATAGCCGGAGATTCCTCATTTTCCCCTTTTTTAGCTATTGCTATTCCGGCTGCTGTTTTTAAATACAATAACACCCTCCAATATTATTTTCCCCATCTTTAAGAGTAGATGTTACGTTCAATAAATATACTTCTGGGCTCATTGTGTATTGTATATTAAATATTCTTTGGATTTGTAGATGTATTTTAGCCCCAAATTTCTTTATCTTAGTGCAGGTCCACTATAAGAATTATAGTGATAGTTACTTATAGTTGtcatgccttgaagtcattcccaatttatggtgaccctaaaggggttttgttggcaagatttgctttcccctgaggctgagagtgtgtgactttcccaatgggttttgtggccaagtagggattcgaaccctggtctctagagacataatccagcactcaaactactactccaTGCTAGCTCTCCGCAATAAGAACAAACACACTGAATCCAGGAGAACATGTTAGGTCAGTCCTTATCTAAATTCTGTGATCCATGCAAACTAGACTCAGGCCCAAGCCTTGCGATACGGTGATCCTAGTGTTTTGAGAAGATTTGGAAGTGTATGGAAGGATTcttatttgctgttttttgcagaaactattttttctttgcaaaaaagcTAACATGACTCTTTTGCTCCCCAGCTTCTCGACCGCTCTTTGCGTTGGCAAAAGGTGACTTGTCCGCTGGGTCGATAACTCTCTCTCTGCTAATGGTGCTGGGAACTGGCAAAGGTGGGAGGAATGAGAAGAGATTTCTGTATCGATTGCAAACcaagcacagagagagagagagaggcttcggAGGCAACCTTGGGATCTCTACCTGGCCCTAAAGTACTAAATTAATAAATAGAGAGAGAGTAAGAGAAAGGCTGGTGCAGGGTTTTAATGCTTTGGGCACTAAGGAATGGAAAGAGGATGGAACATTTATAGAACAACCCTACAATGCTTCCAATAAATGGTTGTTAGTGCCAAGCCTTCCTGACCTGACCAGACCTGCAGAGATGTCATGGAGGTTTATTATCCATATATATATCGTTTCAGCCGCTCAGCCAAGCCCAGTGATGTCAAAGAAGAGCAACCGgcttgactttgggcaagtcacgctctctcagcctcagaggatagccatggcgaaccctctctggaaaagatatagccatgttattttctggaatcagtctgtagagagatcttgtagcacctttgggactcactgaaagaaagcagttggcagcatgagctttcctagacttcagtgcGCTTCCTTGGATGCTTTTGGATGCTCATGctgctgacttctttctttcagtgagtctcaaaggtgcttacaAGATCTGTCTATGTACCCCTCCggaaaagcttgccaagaaaaccctgtgataggttcatcgtagagtcaccgtaagtcaatcaatcaatcaatcaatcaatcaatatttattgattagcctGTAGGACATCTCAAAGTACCACAAGACTAAATAAAACTCtgtaggtcaccataagtcagaaacaacaacaacaacaacaacaacaacaacaacaacagactactTATGGGGAGCAATGACCACATTTTGCTGCACTCTGGTAGCTACACCTACGTCTCCAGGCAAATGTAGGCAGATCAACATAAGTAACTCTTGTTTTGCTCTGTCGATGATTATTGTTGTGTCTGCTGGGGTACAATTAAGGATGGCAGGCCTTCCACCAAAATACCCACCTTGAAATTATCTTGTGTGTCTCCATCCAGATGAATTCAGACTGCATGGAGTCAGGCACAGTGGTTCCTCCTCTCCTTTAATCCCTCTTAACCACACCACCTCCATAGAAATAATAGATGTGACTGCAATTGGCCCGCcacgtttgcggctttgacttttgtggctttgatggtttgatctctaggaatctttaggtcttccagcacaactctgccagaagctgaccatagagttgtgatggagaacctacaagttcctagtgaaaacacttctctaggtatccGTAGCACCCCAAGcctgattctatggtcaacctctggcagatgttgaccatagagttgcactagaggacctggagatccctAGAAGTAAAAGGAATAGTattgggaagtcgaaggctttcacagccggcatccatagtttattgtggcaccagagctctctaacagagaaggctacatgtctcacaagccacagatgccggtgagacgtctggaataaactcttctagaacatggccacatagtccgaaaaaccaattacaattcccaggattccataacgtTGAGCCATTACAGTTCAAGTggtgcaaaactggattatttctgcagtgcagatactgcCTTGGATCTTACAGAATAGACcaggtctacgaaagcttatgctccagcttctttcagttagtctcaaaagtgccacaagatccctttgtatactgatattccagattaacatggctatgtctctgacttCTCCTTCCAGGACTGACTtggtttagcttccaagataaatCTTTAGATTATTTTGCTACCCAATGGCTAAAATACACTAAAGTTAAACACGAAATAAAACCTCTCTCAAAGTTTTTGTTCTCCCAGATTTTTtgccttgttctttttctttcacattaaGTCTAAGCCTGTCTGCTTAACTCCATCGGCTACTTTGCAGGGTTGTTAACAAGAGAAGAGTATTTGAAAGCAAGAAATAGTATTCCCATCTCCCCATATCTGTCAATCCCTGTCCATTCCTTACCTTTGTAGGTCCATTCTATGACATGAGAAGATCCCAGTTGCAGAAGGAGCAGATGGAGCACCCAGCTGCTAGTCCTCATGGCGCTCCGGTCTCTGAAATCAAACCCGAGTCGGGGAATCGTCTTGTTTTCTTCTCTCAGTCCGGGAAAGAGTAAATACCAATTTACTCTAAATCCAGCCCTCCAATTCCCCTTCCCGGccaaaacaataataacaaagacCGACCTGCTGCGGTCTTGTTGTTTTCTAACTCCAGATGAGAAACTCTAATGCTCTCTACCTGGGAGAAGCCAGTGGGCATTTTAATGGACGGGCGAAATGCAAAGCCCAGCCAGGAAGAGGCTGCAAGGTCA includes the following:
- the CA6 gene encoding carbonic anhydrase 6, which encodes MRTSSWVLHLLLLQLGSSHVIEWTYKGKLDETHWGRHFSDCLGLRQSPIDIRKKDVLYSSELEQLEFNGFEGPLQGSFTMTNNGHSVQISLPSGMTITKGLPTIFTAVQFHLHWGGMDLEASGSEHTVDGMRYIAELHIVFYNSDAYSNFHEAKDKPNGLAVLAFLYVESNLENTYYSDFIAHLAKIRFAGQSTTLNTLDIMTMLPENLSNYYRYQGSLTTPPCTENVLWTLFDSPIKLSHAQVRLLENALLDWENNTLRNDYRHAQPLNGREVLASFISKPTAAVEMCHPETFTQKLDEIQAHLQEMKKYLMDAMEKPGRKPGNFQAFYFDDDNVESHVEIRPLRPMALQAFTLCFWSQNLIQGKQTVFFYSTPERDNELVVTVGVEVGVWIGGHFVQFELHRKSEEWAHFCVTWASNSGAINIWINGEVGMTKHMQKRYTIQSDGTPILGKYKNAMLNVFANAFSGWLSHVNLWGRLLEQQEIQELMFCKREDLKGDIIAWGETPMSLFGGVVVDADTTCR